The following coding sequences lie in one Moritella viscosa genomic window:
- a CDS encoding BFD-like protein, with translation MYVCICHGITDKQLIKSIDEGATTMKELSTELGIGSQCGKCCQCAKKVLNQTLLKQAQQQPQVA, from the coding sequence ATGTACGTATGTATTTGTCACGGTATTACCGATAAACAGCTGATAAAAAGTATTGATGAAGGTGCTACAACAATGAAAGAATTAAGTACTGAGCTTGGTATTGGTAGTCAATGTGGCAAGTGTTGTCAATGTGCAAAAAAGGTATTAAACCAAACTCTGCTCAAGCAAGCACAACAACAGCCACAGGTTGCCTAA
- a CDS encoding beta-ketoacyl synthase, whose product MAKLPLIVGLGGMNAAGRSSGFHSYKRLVCDALPDDVMASTWQDLAQRMGLDTRDINTDIIGQIKAGTLVRHATTFNPKAVPFQRKYKFSPAGEPIKFQLKKSKLPHTIPVNWVLNDVDNKTVEVTVEGDFEALIYDTITYPVSSAGNIPTGFDLDKLYNSRSHPRGLKLTVYGASDALNSLGVDWDDILKLINPDEVSVYAGSALGQVDENSFGGMLSAYFKGGRVSTKMMAMALAEMPADFINSYVINSAGTTGTNMGACASFLYNLRQGMLDIQSGKSKVVIVGNAEAPVETGVMEGFRVMGALAEDDQLKALDNNDFVDNRRACRPFSSNAGFTMAESAQFVVLMDDELALELGVSIYGSVADVFVNADANKKSISAPGIGNYVTVAKATALAKAILGESGLQHTFVQAHGTGTPQNRVTESHILNEVAASFNIKKWPVTAIKSYVGHSMGAAAGDQLMASLGVWQHGWIPGIKTIDHIADDVHQENLHILTDHQFVGDKGQEMKAVILNAKGFGGNNASGLVLSPEQTLTMLEIKYGTSVVSAYRERNVLIKQRAVDNDTKACLGEEKIRYAFGNAVIDESGVNITTNEVRLQGFANAIKLAQNNPYHEYS is encoded by the coding sequence ATGGCGAAATTACCGTTAATAGTTGGTTTAGGTGGGATGAATGCAGCAGGACGTAGTTCTGGTTTCCATAGTTATAAGCGTTTAGTGTGCGATGCCTTGCCTGATGATGTAATGGCTAGTACTTGGCAAGACTTAGCCCAACGCATGGGGTTAGATACTCGCGATATAAATACTGACATTATTGGCCAAATTAAAGCCGGTACGTTAGTGCGTCATGCGACTACATTTAATCCAAAAGCGGTACCTTTCCAGCGAAAATATAAGTTCTCACCAGCAGGAGAACCAATTAAGTTTCAGTTAAAAAAATCAAAGCTACCTCATACTATTCCTGTTAATTGGGTACTTAATGACGTTGATAATAAAACAGTTGAAGTGACCGTTGAAGGTGATTTTGAGGCGTTAATTTATGACACCATTACTTACCCAGTATCAAGTGCCGGTAATATTCCAACGGGCTTTGATTTAGATAAATTATACAATTCGCGATCGCATCCTCGCGGTTTAAAACTAACGGTTTATGGTGCCTCTGATGCACTTAATTCATTAGGTGTTGATTGGGATGATATTCTCAAATTAATTAATCCTGATGAAGTATCTGTCTATGCGGGAAGTGCACTTGGTCAAGTCGATGAAAATTCATTTGGTGGTATGCTTTCAGCTTATTTTAAAGGCGGTCGCGTTAGTACCAAAATGATGGCCATGGCACTAGCTGAAATGCCAGCAGATTTCATTAATAGTTATGTGATCAATAGTGCTGGTACTACTGGCACCAACATGGGGGCTTGCGCGAGTTTCTTATATAACTTGCGTCAAGGTATGCTAGACATTCAGTCAGGTAAATCAAAAGTTGTTATCGTTGGCAACGCTGAAGCACCTGTTGAAACTGGGGTTATGGAAGGTTTTCGTGTGATGGGCGCGTTAGCTGAAGATGATCAGTTAAAAGCATTAGATAACAATGATTTTGTTGATAATCGCCGCGCTTGTCGTCCATTCTCATCCAACGCTGGGTTTACGATGGCTGAATCGGCACAATTTGTGGTGTTGATGGATGATGAACTTGCATTAGAGTTAGGTGTGTCTATTTATGGTTCTGTTGCCGATGTGTTTGTTAATGCTGATGCCAATAAGAAATCCATTTCAGCGCCAGGAATTGGTAACTATGTGACCGTGGCTAAAGCAACCGCATTAGCGAAAGCTATTTTAGGTGAATCAGGCTTACAGCATACTTTTGTGCAAGCGCATGGTACTGGAACGCCACAAAACCGGGTGACAGAAAGCCATATTTTAAATGAAGTCGCGGCAAGTTTTAATATTAAGAAGTGGCCTGTTACCGCAATTAAATCTTATGTCGGTCATTCAATGGGAGCTGCGGCTGGAGATCAACTTATGGCGTCGTTGGGTGTGTGGCAACACGGCTGGATCCCAGGGATTAAAACGATTGATCATATTGCCGATGACGTACATCAAGAAAACCTGCACATCTTAACTGATCACCAGTTTGTTGGTGATAAAGGTCAAGAGATGAAAGCGGTAATCTTAAATGCAAAAGGTTTTGGCGGTAATAATGCCAGTGGTTTAGTATTATCACCAGAGCAGACATTAACAATGCTGGAAATTAAATACGGAACATCAGTAGTAAGCGCTTACAGAGAACGCAATGTCCTGATTAAACAACGAGCTGTTGATAATGATACAAAGGCATGCCTAGGCGAAGAAAAAATCCGTTATGCATTTGGTAATGCGGTTATTGATGAAAGTGGTGTGAATATCACTACTAACGAAGTGCGTTTACAGGGCTTTGCAAACGCAATTAAGTTAGCTCAAAATAATCCGTATCACGAATATAGCTAA
- the tusA gene encoding sulfurtransferase TusA, whose product MNPLFSDPEHELDALGLRCPEPVMMVRKTVRKLEDGQTLLILADDPATVRDIPSFCQFMDHTLVASQTERLPYQYLIKKGVN is encoded by the coding sequence ATGAATCCATTATTTTCCGATCCTGAACATGAACTCGATGCCCTTGGTTTACGCTGTCCAGAACCTGTAATGATGGTAAGGAAAACGGTGAGGAAACTTGAGGATGGTCAAACATTATTAATACTTGCAGATGACCCTGCGACAGTACGTGATATCCCCAGTTTCTGCCAGTTTATGGATCACACCCTAGTGGCTAGCCAGACAGAGCGTCTACCGTATCAATACCTGATCAAAAAAGGTGTAAATTAG
- a CDS encoding HTH-type transcriptional regulator, AraC family, which yields MKIGFVLYDKALVTGISLAAEMLSGASRLRDRKTQHQDPLEIKLISSSLTAKPLTAGLRLQPDLTFTCEQEFDLVIFPPMWGNPLVSIIKHPEILPWLRQQYNSGAKILSTGTGVCWLAEAGLLDGLPATTHWYFYDQFSQQYPQVKLNRQASITAANGLYCAGSINSQSEMMLFLINEMFGKKIASVIENHFSHEISRTQQQPFYQVGGQVQFDESIALAQDWMQRNMANSITNQMIADVCQLPLRTFNRRFKEQVGQTPNQFLLTLRLETAQVLLRDFGLTICDVAEQVGFRDAYYFKKKFQQHFDMAPKQYRDMVKAKVFAV from the coding sequence ATGAAAATTGGGTTTGTACTTTATGATAAAGCGTTAGTTACTGGTATTTCCTTAGCAGCAGAAATGTTATCGGGTGCATCACGCTTGCGCGATAGAAAAACCCAGCATCAAGACCCACTAGAAATAAAATTAATTTCTAGCAGCTTAACCGCTAAGCCTCTGACAGCCGGACTTCGTTTACAACCCGACTTGACCTTTACCTGTGAGCAAGAGTTTGATTTAGTCATATTTCCACCAATGTGGGGAAATCCATTAGTTTCAATCATTAAACATCCAGAAATATTACCTTGGTTACGTCAGCAGTATAATAGCGGTGCAAAAATACTATCAACTGGCACAGGTGTTTGTTGGTTGGCTGAAGCCGGATTACTTGATGGATTACCAGCCACAACACACTGGTATTTTTACGATCAATTTAGTCAACAATACCCACAAGTAAAACTCAATCGTCAAGCCTCTATCACTGCCGCGAATGGCTTATATTGTGCAGGTAGTATTAACTCACAATCAGAAATGATGCTATTTTTAATTAATGAAATGTTTGGAAAAAAGATCGCTAGTGTGATTGAAAATCATTTTTCCCATGAAATATCACGTACTCAACAACAGCCTTTCTACCAAGTTGGTGGCCAAGTACAGTTTGATGAGTCGATTGCCCTCGCACAAGATTGGATGCAACGAAACATGGCAAATAGCATTACCAATCAAATGATCGCCGATGTTTGTCAGTTACCGCTACGCACCTTCAATCGCCGCTTCAAAGAACAAGTGGGACAAACCCCAAATCAGTTTCTGTTAACACTGAGATTAGAGACCGCACAGGTGCTATTACGGGATTTTGGTTTAACGATCTGCGATGTAGCAGAACAAGTTGGTTTTCGTGATGCATATTATTTCAAAAAAAAATTCCAGCAACACTTTGATATGGCACCAAAACAATATAGAGACATGGTGAAAGCCAAAGTTTTTGCGGTCTAG
- the bfr1 gene encoding bacterioferritin yields the protein MKGNSKVIATLNGLLHNELAAIDQYFTHSRMYQDWGLEKLYERISHEMEEEITHADALIKRILFLEGRPNLKDRRDLLIGSDVTSMLTNDLVLEMEVVGGLRAGIKVCEEEGDYQTREVLLPLLADTEEDHVYWLEQQLGLIKKISLSNYIQSHMGS from the coding sequence ATGAAAGGCAACAGTAAGGTTATCGCGACCCTTAATGGGTTATTACATAATGAATTAGCAGCAATTGATCAATATTTCACTCACTCTCGAATGTATCAGGATTGGGGGTTAGAAAAATTATATGAACGGATCAGTCATGAAATGGAAGAAGAAATTACGCATGCTGATGCGCTCATTAAACGTATTCTATTTCTTGAAGGACGGCCGAATTTAAAAGATCGCCGGGATTTATTAATTGGCAGTGATGTGACGAGTATGCTGACTAATGATCTGGTATTGGAAATGGAAGTTGTTGGTGGATTACGTGCTGGTATTAAGGTGTGCGAGGAAGAAGGTGATTATCAAACCCGGGAAGTATTGTTGCCATTACTGGCTGATACTGAAGAAGATCATGTTTACTGGTTAGAGCAGCAGTTAGGGCTGATTAAAAAAATCAGTTTATCTAATTATATCCAGTCGCATATGGGCTCTTAA
- the glyQ gene encoding glycine tRNA synthetase, alpha subunit, with product MSKYNVKTFQGLILALQDYWARQGCAIVQPFDMEVGAGTSHPMTFLRSLGPEPMAYAYVQPSRRPTDGRYGENPNRLQHYYQFQVVLKPSPANIQELYLDSLKEVGLDPLVHDIRFVEDNWENPTLGAWGLGWEIWLNGMEVSQFTYFQAVGGLECKPVTGEMTYGLERLAMYIQEVDSVYDLVWTDGPLGTVKYGDIFHQNEVEQSTYNFEHANVDFLFTLFDESEKEAQKLLDLEVPLPLPAYERILDAGHAFNMLDARHAISVTERQRYILRIRTLSKGVAEAYYASREALGFPLCKKDK from the coding sequence ATGTCAAAATATAATGTTAAAACCTTTCAAGGGCTGATCCTAGCACTGCAGGATTACTGGGCTCGTCAAGGTTGTGCGATTGTGCAACCATTCGATATGGAAGTAGGTGCCGGCACCTCTCACCCAATGACGTTTTTACGCTCATTAGGTCCAGAGCCAATGGCTTATGCTTACGTTCAACCATCGCGTCGTCCAACTGATGGCCGTTATGGTGAAAATCCAAACCGTTTACAACACTACTACCAGTTTCAAGTAGTGCTTAAACCATCTCCAGCTAATATCCAAGAATTATACTTGGACTCGCTGAAAGAAGTTGGTCTTGATCCATTGGTTCACGACATCCGATTCGTTGAAGACAACTGGGAAAACCCAACATTGGGTGCCTGGGGTCTAGGTTGGGAAATCTGGCTAAACGGTATGGAAGTATCACAGTTTACATACTTCCAAGCAGTTGGTGGTCTTGAATGTAAACCGGTTACAGGCGAAATGACTTACGGTCTTGAACGTCTTGCGATGTACATCCAAGAAGTAGACAGTGTATATGACCTAGTGTGGACAGACGGTCCTCTAGGCACTGTTAAGTATGGTGATATTTTCCACCAAAATGAAGTTGAGCAGTCTACTTACAACTTCGAGCATGCAAATGTTGATTTCCTATTTACTCTCTTTGATGAAAGTGAAAAAGAAGCGCAAAAGCTATTGGATTTAGAAGTGCCACTACCGCTACCAGCATACGAACGTATTCTTGATGCTGGCCACGCATTTAATATGCTAGATGCACGTCATGCAATCTCTGTGACTGAGCGTCAACGCTATATTTTACGTATCCGCACCCTTTCTAAAGGTGTTGCTGAAGCGTATTACGCATCTCGTGAAGCGCTTGGCTTCCCGCTATGTAAAAAAGACAAATAG
- a CDS encoding membrane protein, which produces MLQPWRKLTYLTANSNFFIALKAFLASITLLIPGYILELSELSVTAVLGIVAAVISEGDDSIKKRIINSLLTLFCFTLSSLLVSQLFPYPLLFLIGSCLFSFSIIILGSLGKRYVTISFATLMIAVYTMLGLSHDAESATILATEVEFNPYSLLLIAGAAWYFIISTVLLKVTLYNPIREQLAEVYFSLGLYQQEKAKFFSQTKHDHKTIRHTLSTLNINIVNAMSACRTNIDYHMDSENLSHELQHLIHLYQEAQELHEKMTSSHFHYDSLKRNLNNDLIIHGFEQVLKQLATACTQRGNATLYKQTYVHDHGLTWSLAILKQELLTLEKSVQWQLFGPLKLLFRNLRKADELLINSEPTSEHEFLVMAPRERLSIKQRLGDALHLSSPVFRHAIRLTIGIALGIGIIFASELHGYWVVLTTLFVLQPSYSATRVKLKQRISGTLMGIIIGAILLYLFPTERSQLFLLAISAFLFFYYLRQNYSRAVTYITLLVLLAFNVLYQQGFVVTIPRIIDTLTGCSIAYLLAKLVLPNWQYKQFPKYLVEAITANQAYFHEIINQYVSGKNNELPYRVSRRKAYVADSHLTASWKDMQVEPSDKRHKLNHVYDIARRNHAMLSALSALGVHRNKIIDAELQQDLRLVEQMITLALKQTKNTILSPVNDDNFYICELEELLKRYENDDHKHILLLIQKLKQIAEITEELQVMADEMNRI; this is translated from the coding sequence ATGCTACAGCCATGGCGAAAACTGACTTATTTAACCGCCAACAGTAATTTTTTTATTGCGCTAAAAGCATTTTTAGCATCGATAACCTTATTGATTCCGGGGTACATTCTTGAACTCTCTGAACTCTCAGTTACCGCCGTTCTCGGTATTGTCGCTGCGGTAATTTCAGAAGGTGATGACAGTATCAAAAAGCGCATTATTAATAGCTTATTGACGCTTTTTTGTTTTACTTTATCATCATTATTAGTAAGCCAACTGTTCCCTTACCCATTGTTATTTTTAATTGGCAGCTGCCTATTTAGTTTTTCGATTATCATTCTCGGTTCCTTAGGTAAACGCTATGTAACCATCAGTTTTGCAACCTTGATGATTGCGGTTTACACTATGTTAGGGTTAAGCCATGATGCTGAATCTGCCACTATACTCGCAACTGAAGTCGAATTTAATCCTTACTCTTTACTCCTCATTGCTGGTGCGGCTTGGTATTTTATTATCTCGACAGTATTACTTAAGGTGACTCTATATAACCCCATCAGAGAACAATTGGCTGAGGTTTATTTTTCATTAGGTTTATACCAACAAGAAAAAGCCAAATTTTTCTCGCAGACAAAGCATGATCATAAAACCATTCGTCATACCTTATCAACGTTAAATATTAATATCGTCAATGCCATGTCAGCATGTCGTACCAACATTGATTATCATATGGATAGTGAAAACCTATCCCATGAACTTCAACACTTGATCCACCTCTATCAAGAAGCCCAAGAATTGCATGAAAAAATGACATCTAGCCATTTTCATTATGATTCACTAAAACGTAATTTAAATAATGATTTGATCATCCATGGTTTTGAGCAAGTATTAAAGCAACTTGCTACCGCCTGTACTCAACGCGGTAACGCAACACTATACAAGCAGACTTATGTACACGATCACGGCTTGACTTGGTCACTCGCTATTTTAAAACAAGAATTACTGACATTAGAAAAATCTGTGCAATGGCAGCTCTTTGGTCCACTGAAATTATTATTTCGTAATTTACGCAAGGCTGATGAGCTATTAATTAACAGCGAGCCCACAAGTGAGCATGAATTCTTAGTTATGGCACCACGTGAACGCCTATCGATAAAACAAAGGTTAGGTGACGCATTGCACTTATCCAGCCCAGTATTTCGCCATGCGATCCGCTTAACCATCGGCATAGCATTAGGGATAGGGATTATTTTCGCCTCTGAACTACATGGATATTGGGTGGTGTTAACCACACTATTTGTCCTACAACCCAGTTACAGTGCAACTCGAGTTAAATTAAAACAACGTATTTCAGGTACGCTAATGGGCATCATCATCGGTGCTATTCTGTTATACCTGTTTCCAACTGAGCGCAGCCAACTATTCTTATTGGCAATATCAGCATTTCTATTCTTTTATTATTTACGTCAAAATTACAGTCGTGCGGTTACCTATATTACCTTGTTAGTATTACTGGCATTTAACGTACTGTACCAACAAGGTTTTGTGGTAACCATCCCACGTATCATTGATACATTAACCGGTTGTAGTATTGCTTATCTACTGGCCAAGCTAGTCCTACCCAACTGGCAATATAAGCAATTCCCTAAGTATTTAGTCGAAGCGATAACCGCTAATCAGGCTTACTTTCATGAGATCATCAATCAATATGTTTCGGGGAAAAACAATGAATTACCATATCGAGTTTCACGCCGTAAAGCCTATGTAGCTGATAGCCATTTGACCGCGTCTTGGAAAGACATGCAGGTTGAACCCAGCGATAAACGCCATAAACTCAATCATGTGTATGATATAGCCCGTCGTAATCATGCCATGCTATCGGCACTGTCGGCATTAGGCGTACACAGAAATAAAATTATTGATGCGGAATTACAGCAAGATTTACGCTTAGTGGAACAAATGATTACCCTCGCGTTAAAGCAAACAAAAAATACTATTTTATCGCCAGTTAATGACGATAATTTTTATATTTGTGAACTAGAGGAATTACTCAAACGCTATGAAAATGATGATCATAAACATATATTATTATTAATTCAGAAGTTGAAACAGATCGCAGAAATTACCGAAGAGTTACAAGTGATGGCAGATGAAATGAATCGTATTTAA
- the bfr2 gene encoding bacterioferritin has translation MQGNTNIIMLLNKALGCKLVAINQYFLHARMYKNWGLEGLDKADYKQSILKMKQADKLINRILFLQGLPNLQDLGRLAIGEEAAEMIQLNIELELSIRVVLQTLIEECEKSNDFVSRDIATEILEEVEEQIDWIESQQYLIGHEGLDNYLQSQCS, from the coding sequence ATGCAAGGAAATACAAATATCATCATGTTATTAAATAAGGCGCTAGGTTGTAAGCTGGTTGCGATCAATCAATATTTTTTACATGCCAGAATGTATAAAAATTGGGGCTTAGAGGGATTGGATAAAGCGGACTACAAACAGTCTATTTTAAAAATGAAGCAGGCAGATAAACTTATTAATCGTATTTTATTTTTGCAAGGGTTGCCGAATTTACAAGACTTAGGTCGGTTAGCTATCGGTGAAGAGGCTGCTGAAATGATTCAACTGAATATTGAGCTGGAGTTGAGTATTCGGGTGGTACTACAAACCTTGATTGAAGAATGCGAAAAAAGTAATGATTTTGTCAGTCGTGATATAGCCACTGAAATCTTAGAAGAAGTTGAAGAACAAATTGACTGGATCGAGAGTCAGCAATACCTGATCGGTCATGAGGGCTTAGACAACTATTTACAATCTCAATGTAGTTAG
- a CDS encoding membrane protein encodes MLLQASGRLKVYSSIAFFALLIMLMEVPIADTGTWLGVLSIVGIAVWVELSDYFVEEDKVEKAKQDDDKK; translated from the coding sequence ATGTTACTACAAGCCAGTGGCAGACTAAAAGTATATTCTTCAATCGCTTTTTTTGCTTTATTAATCATGCTTATGGAAGTGCCTATTGCTGATACAGGTACTTGGCTAGGGGTGCTGAGTATTGTTGGGATCGCTGTTTGGGTGGAATTAAGTGATTATTTTGTTGAAGAAGATAAAGTAGAAAAAGCCAAACAAGACGATGATAAAAAATAA
- the glyS gene encoding glycyl-tRNA synthetase, beta subunit — protein MATENLLIEIGTEELPPKSLRTLAEAFAANFQAELDKAGLEFADVNWMAAPRRLALTVTALADSQADKVIEKRGPAISVAFDADGNATKAAQGWARGNGITVEQAGRIKTDKGEWLLHKSEVKGQPTQALIADMVATSLAKLPVSKPMRWGSSPIQFIRPVHTITMLFGAEALEGEILGIKAARTIRGHRFLGKGDFELPHADNYADLLEDHGMVMVDYERRKDVIRKQVIAAANEHGGVAEIEEDLLEEVTSLVEWPVTLVGNFEERYLDVPAEALIYTMKDNQKYFPMLSTDGELLPKFIFVSNIISKDVRQVIEGNEKVVRPRLADAEFFFNTDKKRSLESRLADLETVLFQKQLGTLKEKSQRIADLAAAIAGKISANTEHAQRAGLLAKADLMSDMVVEFPDVQGVMGMHYARNDGEAEEVAVALNEQYMPRYAGDRLPESLVACAVALADKLDTLVGIFGIGQIPKGDKDPFALRRAAIGTLRIIIEKDLPLDLVDLVDTAKALFGDKLSNENVSTDVVAFVLGRFPAWYRDAGISVDVIQAVLARRPTKPADFDKRVKAVNHFRSLDASATLAAANKRVGNILAKFEGKLNSAVDASLLQEDAEKALASAVDAKVELLAPLFAAGDYQQALTELSELRDVVDTFFDNVMVMADDEALKINRLTLLNTLRNQFLNVADISVLQK, from the coding sequence ATGGCAACTGAAAATTTATTAATCGAGATTGGTACTGAAGAATTACCACCAAAATCGTTACGCACATTAGCAGAAGCATTTGCGGCAAACTTCCAAGCTGAGCTAGACAAAGCAGGTTTAGAATTTGCTGACGTTAACTGGATGGCAGCACCACGTCGTTTAGCATTAACAGTAACAGCGCTTGCAGACTCTCAAGCTGACAAAGTAATTGAAAAACGCGGTCCTGCGATTTCTGTTGCATTTGATGCCGACGGAAATGCAACGAAAGCGGCGCAAGGTTGGGCACGTGGTAATGGTATTACTGTTGAGCAAGCTGGTCGAATTAAAACAGACAAAGGCGAATGGCTACTTCATAAATCAGAAGTAAAAGGCCAACCAACACAAGCGCTTATCGCTGACATGGTTGCGACATCTTTAGCTAAGCTGCCTGTTAGCAAGCCGATGCGTTGGGGTTCAAGCCCAATTCAATTCATTCGCCCAGTACATACAATTACGATGTTATTTGGTGCAGAAGCCCTTGAAGGCGAAATCTTAGGTATTAAAGCGGCACGAACTATTCGTGGTCACCGTTTCCTAGGTAAAGGTGATTTCGAATTACCACACGCTGACAATTATGCAGATTTGCTTGAAGACCACGGAATGGTAATGGTTGATTACGAACGTCGTAAAGATGTAATTCGTAAGCAAGTCATTGCGGCGGCAAACGAGCACGGCGGTGTTGCTGAAATCGAAGAAGACCTACTCGAAGAAGTAACGTCTTTAGTAGAATGGCCAGTAACATTAGTGGGTAACTTTGAAGAACGTTACCTCGACGTACCGGCGGAAGCTTTGATCTACACGATGAAAGACAACCAAAAGTACTTCCCAATGTTAAGCACAGACGGTGAGCTTTTACCTAAATTTATCTTTGTTTCAAACATCATCAGTAAAGATGTTAGACAAGTAATTGAAGGTAATGAAAAAGTTGTACGCCCTCGCCTAGCTGATGCTGAATTCTTCTTTAACACAGATAAGAAACGGTCATTAGAAAGTCGTCTTGCTGATCTAGAAACTGTTTTATTCCAAAAACAACTGGGTACGTTAAAAGAAAAATCACAACGTATTGCTGATTTAGCGGCTGCTATTGCAGGTAAAATATCAGCCAATACAGAGCATGCACAACGTGCAGGTCTACTCGCTAAAGCTGACTTAATGTCTGACATGGTTGTAGAATTTCCTGACGTGCAAGGTGTTATGGGCATGCACTATGCGCGTAACGACGGTGAAGCAGAAGAAGTAGCTGTAGCACTAAACGAGCAGTATATGCCTCGTTATGCTGGTGACCGTCTACCTGAATCATTGGTTGCTTGTGCAGTAGCACTGGCTGATAAGTTAGATACATTAGTTGGTATTTTCGGTATTGGTCAAATCCCTAAAGGTGATAAAGACCCGTTCGCACTTCGTCGTGCTGCGATTGGTACATTACGTATAATTATCGAAAAAGACTTACCGTTAGATCTAGTTGACTTAGTTGATACAGCGAAAGCTCTATTCGGTGACAAACTATCAAACGAAAACGTATCAACAGATGTTGTGGCATTCGTACTTGGTCGTTTCCCTGCATGGTACAGAGATGCTGGTATCAGTGTTGATGTAATTCAAGCAGTATTAGCTCGTCGCCCAACTAAACCTGCTGATTTTGATAAGCGTGTTAAAGCTGTTAATCACTTCCGCAGTTTAGATGCTTCTGCAACATTAGCTGCAGCGAACAAACGTGTAGGTAATATCCTCGCTAAATTTGAAGGTAAGCTAAACTCAGCTGTTGATGCATCACTGCTTCAAGAAGATGCTGAAAAAGCATTGGCTTCTGCAGTTGATGCTAAAGTTGAATTACTTGCGCCGTTATTTGCGGCCGGTGATTACCAACAAGCATTAACAGAATTATCAGAACTACGTGATGTTGTAGATACATTCTTCGACAACGTAATGGTAATGGCTGATGATGAAGCACTTAAAATTAACCGCTTAACATTACTAAATACACTGCGTAACCAATTTTTAAATGTAGCCGATATTTCTGTATTACAGAAATAA